The genomic region taattttattattgtttgaaAACATTTATCTTCCTCCCACAACCTCACCAACTCTGAAAATATCAGTCTGCACATTGTTAAACCCAGCTTCTTGGTTCAGAGAAAACCCAACTCCGCCACAAATCTTTGAAGCTTGGCGTTCTCTCCAAACAgtaatttctcattttcttcttgaTAGGCCTATGGAGCTTTTTAGCAAATGGGTTTTAGGATTTGGTGTTTATTTGAGTACTGAATATTTGACCATTGAATCTTGCAATGCATTTGAATCAAAGGGAAGAGGCTATGTGAAATTGtatcaattcaatttttttcgaatacaatttaaaggaaaagaagaaaactagACGGCTTGAAGTTATATAGGTATCAAACTTATCGAGTGATTTAAATAACTTTGCAGCTCAGAAGCCTCAGTTTTTTATGTCTTGGGTATCAATTCAGATGCCCATTCTGCTGTACATGCTATATgggaaattatgaaaataaaataatggaataaaataacaaaaagaaaataatgtaatCAAATTTGTATTATAAAACagaaattatgaaaagaaataatataataaaataatattttaatttgacatatcgggtgGAGAGCAAAACTTAGAAAGATGTCAGAGTGCCACATAGgccatcaaatttaaattttatgtttaaaatttgacatctcctttggagatggcctaacttGGTGAAGTCAACACACGATGACAAGGTCAGATTGCAGTGGTACACTTTCTGAACCTACTATATAAGGGAGAAAAAAAGTACGACCTAATATAGTACAAAGTTAGGAACGGGTGAAAAATGTAAGAGTGCCTACATGTCACATATGTACACAATATATATCAAATGGTGTACATTACACATACCAAAAGGTGAGATATGTTCACAGCTCTGCCTGCCCCACTTCGTTCCACCCATCAATTTCTTATTACACTTAGAACTATGCCATAATACAGTCATACACCCAAAAGATTTATCCATACTTTTTATCAATAAAGTCCAAGCATACTTAGGTTGGTGAAAcaagtaataataataaaaaagaattgcATAACTTGGACGAGGAAACTTACCTCCAGAAATATCCAAAGATGTAACTTTTGCTTCATGTCCAGAAAGCGTTTTGACAGGCTTAAAATCTCGGGCTGACCATATCTGGCAAAGATGAAATATTTCATAGTCAAGATGTGAAACAAACAAAATAGTAATAACAAATAATAACTACAACTCGCTATCAATTTAGAAATCAAGGTTCTGAAAAGAAGTATACCTTTGCTGTCAAATCATATGAAGCAGTTACAAGGAAATATCCCTCTTGAGGCTCAAATTTGACCTGTGATATGAGATTGGAATGTGCTGGAATGGTGTATAtggatttcttttttcttaaatcCCATATTCTGCAAGTGTTGTCTTCACCCCCAGTGGCTAAATAATAGCCATTTGCTGAGAAACTGAGTGCAAGAACCTGAAAGATAGCCAAATAcatgaatgaatcatgaacaataaaaaattataattaatagtCCTCAAATAATGGTAGATAAAAATTAGAGTCTCACTTTCTTGACATGGCCTTCCAAGGCAAGAATACTTCTACCAGTACGGAGGTCCCAAACACGAGTAAGTGCATCTAGTCCAGAGGATGCCACCAATGATCCATCAGGATGGAAGTCTATCCCGTAGACACTCCTACTGTGACCTTCTTGTAGAAGTAACTCTTCACCAGTTTCTACATCCCATAACCTCCATGTCTGGTCAAAACTAGTCGTACCCAAGTACTTACCTGATGGATGGAAGGCAATTCGTGCCAGACGGTCCAAATGGCCTTTAAATGTCAACAGCTGAGTTCCTTCTGTGTTCCACAACCTTGCAGTCCGGTCAGCAGAGGCAGTTGCTAAGAGGTTATGCACAGGAGAAAACTGAACATCAGTCAGTCGCTCTGTGTGTCCCTTTAAAGTGGCAACCTTCTTTGCTTCAGGCATGCTCCACAACTTGGCCACTCCACTTATAGCACTGACAAAAGCAAAACAacacaagaaaaattaattcaacCTCTTGTACATACAATAGTATAGTCTCACAAAACCTACAACACTAGCAAAGGAAATAAATCTTGACCACCCTCCTACACCTCGTTAGCAATAGCATCTTAATACGAAAAGGATGAAACCtgtttttcttcacttatacAGTATACTGACATGTTTACCTCTCAACTCAAGATAGCCATAGTCATCGAAAATCAAATAGCATTATAGCAGGGAATAAACCATAAATTATCAAACTTAGCAATCAATTAaatttgcaattcaattatACACATAAAAGAGAGGCAAGGATATACATACCAAGTGGCAAGCAGTTGCCCATCATGTGAGAAAGAACAACTCGAAAGTGGCCTATCATCCCCAATCTCACTGCAATCAAGTTCCAAACTTTTTGCCTGCTCCAAAACCAAGTCCAACTCTGCATCCATATCCTCATCTGGGTCATCCTTCTTTCTTCGAGCCCGTTCGAGCCGCGAGGCCGCCCTCCTAATGGAGTACTTGGCAATGTCAATCCTAGCATTCAACAAAGCTTTGGACCCTTCAGTGTAAAAAGGGTACTGAATAATTTGATCATCACCATCCTCCACTGCAGCAGCAGAAGCTGcagcctcctcctcctcatgaACTTTCAACAACTTCTCCAACTCCCCTTGCGAATCCAGCCTCGCCATGATCATCCTCAACCTGTCTCGCCTTTCCATCTCTCTTTCCCCAAAGAGAGTAATGGGTTCGCCGAGCCTCCGAAGACGAGCCCTCACGGCCATGTCGTTGGTGGGAACAGCAAGAGCAGAAGCACGGCGCTTCATCAGCAGTTCCTGCATTGCTTTCTCCTGCCGCTCTCTCACCACTCTGCTCTCTTCCGATATCTCGTACTCCCCACCCGAAACGCCGGTAGCTCGTGGAGGCTCCTCCGAGTCGGAATCATCGGAGTCACTTGTGCTCGTCCTGGCTTCCCCATTTATTGGCGGCGGCGGTCTGAGGGGAGGAGCGCGGACTGGAGCAATTGGGACTGCTGCAACAGATGGCTCCGGTAAAGTTGATAGAGGTTTCTCCTCCTCCATAGCAATCTCGATACCTCACGAGGAATTACTTTCTCtgtcttttgtttttctcaGTGAGACATATAAACAAACAGTTGGTGCGCAGCGCAATGTGAGAAAGGGACGTAGCTAGCTGAATACAGGACTGGCTGGGCTACTGAGATGCGATGAGAATCgcgagagcgagagagagaaagggatgagCTGAGCGGTGGAGGCCGGAGGGTTCCAAAAATCCcaatttttcttctaattttaaatataaaataaaataaaaatctattCTCTATAGGTTTTCGTTTTCCAAAATTATCCCCACTTGCTTAAAATAAGATGCAACCACTCAAGCAACGTCAATTAGACATTGCGTTcgtatcatgtttttttttgtgctcgtgttgtttttgtgtcttattcAATATCTTAATGAgtcgttgataggagcatatttatgcgacttaattggcttgttctcaagcatttacgttgtgtttctttagttattttagtcctttatgccattttcgtgtgtttctaggttcatatggctaaggaagcaaaaatgtgcattttggagcattttggagcaaaattgggcttggaatggatagcatatgcttggagcaaaaggaatggacgaaattgaagacctaaaaaCCTTTTGTTTGAGCAATATCAAGGaatcctacctattctaggtcacaaaacaatgtccctTCCAACATtgttacccttgccgtgtgtcccttggtgtttcccttccttgccatgcaaggaagggccttgtttcctgttttaaaccatttaaacacattcattcatctccctatataaccatacacttatcacttatcataaccatacacttatcacttatcacaacaacaaccttgcacatgctttcccatttcattattcattcactttgcattcattcaattcagccacatgcacttattctttcatcattgcaccaccaattcaacacatgcacccatcacctaacacaaacatctcattgccgtgcatttcatatcCCATTTCCACCTTTCCCCCTTgcaattgcacatgcattcccacttcaatcattcaccctagttggcagccacatactttcccatttcaatatcattcttccaaaatcaaatcagccacatgcactcccctttgccgtgcaaaacaccttcattccagccacattccacatgtatttatcatcattcaccctagctttaattcacatgcacacacaatcacaaaacagccattcttgccgtgcataaccattcatcccatttccaggttgtccacttcatccttgcagccattccacatgcatttccacccacttgcactttaatcattcacccatgcagccacacattcacccacatgcacttttaatcatccaccaacacaaaacagcccatccttgccgtgcatccccttccattttctgcaccttttctccttgcatttccagctttccacaacttttcctagctgttttgcacatgcattcacttaacctagctgtccttcacatgctctcccatccattctctccctataaaaaccatacacacttcacacaacattcattcattcttccattttcagaaattcaccaaaaactgcccttggtgccgtgCCTTGAGGCACcattccctactaatccaaacaccatcacttccttcaccattccacaaaacctatcattctacatcatccataatccccaaaactcaccttagaccttgtgctacaacaaagaggaagagaagcgggcctaaacgttcatacaattcaagtttgagttgttggaatgtttaggtgtttcttttcctttgaattcaatgtttaatttcaattctctttgttttgtacgtatgaggaactaaaccccccttggctaggtggggattcgaaatatatgtttatgcttgcattttgatttgattacttctaattgcgtttcataagttgtggattcaatttgtttaactgtttgattgataacttatttatgtatgtttattgagagtgcacgcttaattttcatgcatgaatatgacgctagaatataagtgagtttcacctaatagttacgaacttatattcacaagtagtggaggttgcttataaacaatcgcgttaaacgaattcttggcataagtttcatgcaatcatagtaacgaatgcctcgttaacacttataattttcatagagcgtaatgattcttgcttgtatctctattatgcaatcatgtaggggacttatgaggaatgttttgggttgtcgtatgcaatcatccaattcaataacgttaggaagatttgaaggttaattagtgcatcacggttaacttggggtgttgagaattcatggtttattgaaatgcaattggaaatcgttttattatgcaagtgtaacatgtgtggagatgaaccccttggctagcatccatccattcaattctatcacaaattcatctttacattctgcaacttttggagttctttcttcttttgtttctgttttcatgtttaacttgttgttcaattatgttaaacatgtggaactaatttctttttagttagaggcgaatttgaagccatggacatatgttggttatgatttgatttactccagttatgaattcatgaactttagatgtgggttacttttctgttttgattaagaacttgtttatgtatgtgggttgagggtcgacacttaatttgcatgcctaaacttgatgctaggatataagggaatttcacctaatcgttatgaacttatattcatgagtagtaaaaatcgctggtcacgattgtgtttagtaaaccctaggctggattatcatgcgtattccatagttatgaatgcctagtcgatgtttatgatttctgttgaacttaatgatctttgttgaatgtctctatcatgcgtattccatagttagggactttgattagaaataatttggttgtaatgcgtattccattcaatccaatgaatctagggaaatctgaaagttaatttaagcggacctaattaacttggagcattgtcattcatcgtttgttgaagtcataactgggaatcaaattatatgcatatgttcatgtgtggataaggaaccctctaactagtttctcatcattctatttcatcaatttcgttttttacaatctgttttaattagaatctgtgcatttagtttaatttcgtccaaaactcaatccccctttactgatcattaagcatcatgaaaactataagtgttgacgaggcattcgttactatgatgagcatgaaactagtgccaagaattcatttaacgcgattgtttataagcaagctccactacttgtgaaaataagttcataactattaggtgaaattcacttatattctagcgtcatattcatgcatgaaaattaagcgtgcactctcaatcaacatacataaataagttatcgatcaagcagttaaacaaattgaattcaccattcatgaaattccaaccaaaagtaatcaattcatattgcaagcacaaacatggtttcgaatcaccccttagctaaataggggtttagcctctcatgttcacaaaaagagaaatacaattgaatttaaacataaagcacaaaggattgattacacctagaacgcacaacgaatccacttgaatttctgcgcgtctaagtccctcgttcttcttctccttgctgcggcagtgaggttaaatgATGCTTTTTGGATGGTATTTTGGGTTTAGGATGGATTTAGGGAAGAAAGGTGGTGCGGCAATGGTGGGAAAGGTGTGGAATGGTGTGGAATGgttatggtggctgcggctggTTTGTAAATTCAGGGTGAATCAGGAATGGCCTCCAAAATTGCGGCTAATAGCTCTCTTTTCAATATGTGGCTGAATGGTTTAAAATAATGAATGATGAATGAGAGAGAACTCGGGTCCATTGGATGGGGACTTGCGGCAAGAGggattaaattagggttttctttttaGGTGGCTGCATGATGTGTGAGAGATGAATCAATATTGCACTAGGATTAGGAAAAAAAAGGTGCGGCTGATTAGAATAATGGGATTATTACGGTGAATGGCTGAAATTGGTCTCCCTTATGCACGGCAGAgaagaaataaataatatatgGTGGCTGCGTGaagatttttgtttggtttcttaGGGTTTATGACAAATGGGGGGGGGGGCACGGCTTTGTAAGGCCATTAGGTTTTGTGGTGCTGCATGATATGAATAAAAAGTAGGGGAATTAGGGTCAATTGGAAGGTACGGCTGTGATGTTGAATTAGAGGGattatggtggctgaatgatttaaaaatatgaatgcatgcaatgaattaggtcggctagggtttagggttagggttttgtgcATAAAAggggacaaaattgccctcccttgcacggcaatgGAAGGGGGGAAGATACAagggcacggcaaaggggtttaaagtgggctagaaaatacggacgtttaagtttaggaaaggttaccaaaacgggaaacttagggttaactttcctacctcaagtaggaaaccttgtttgagtaggattcctcgttttggtaagaattcatcgttggagtaggaattcgtcgtttcttcaagtcttcaactcattcattcctctttccctccaaaagactccaatttgcatcttcttgcacactttggccttataatatgaaaatacacaaaagtggccttaaacactaaaataactaagtaaacacaacataaatgcacgagaacaagctaattaagtcgcatgaatatgctcctatcaagtgggatcacccatctttggcaaactggcacgtccgCAACTTCGTCATCTTCTAGCGCCATACTTGAGGCTAGGTTAGCGAGAgccatttaattttcttttcttggcacatgttctagcgTCACGGCCTCGAACTTTTGTAGTAGTTGAGttgctagccggaagtatgaGACGATATCATCTTTCTTCACTTCATATTTAGTCAAGAGTTGATTAATTATGAGGTTGGAGTCGCCATACACTTCTAGTGTTGTGATTTCTATGTTAATAGCCATTTAGAGTCCAAtaatcaatgcttggtactcagcgaCGTTGTTAGAGCACAGCTCGCTTAATCGGAAAGAATAGGGTAGCACTTTTTTTTGtggtgacatgaatactactttTGCCTCCGCTTTATCTGCTTGTGCTAATCCATCGAAGAACATTCACCACATTGGGAAGATATCAATGTTGAACACCTCATCGTCAAGCAAGTCGTTCGAGATTTTCCAATTGGCTCAGATTAaatgatcggcaaggaagtctgctagggCTTGTCCCTTAACGGCTTTAGCTGAGACATAAATGATCTCGTGTTGGTTGATAAGCAACACCCATTTAGATAGACGCCCTATCAGAATCAGCTTGGACATAATGTACTTGACCAGGttggctttagcaaccaagtggatggtgtaagcatgtaTGTAGTGTCTAAGCTTTTGGACGGCAAAGACTAAGGCAAGGCACATCTTCTCGATCGGTGAGTAGTTGAGGTTGGCACCAGTGAGGGTTCTGCTTAGGTAGTAACGTGctttttcattttagttttcattttcttatgcCAAGAGTGCTTTAATGGAACCTTCTTGTGCCGCAATGTATATGATGAACGGCTTTCCAAGCACGGGTGCTCCTAAGACATGTGGGTTTGCCAGGTACCATTTTTTGCTCTCGAAGGCATTGCGACAGACGTCATCCTATATGAATGAAGCACTTTTCTTCATGAATCGACTGAAGGGTTAACATTGTCtagcgaggttggagatgaagtgtctgatgaaggctagccaccctagtagacttttcagctcgtgtaATTTTCTTGGCTCAGGCACgctttgaatggccttaatctttgattggtctacttcaatgCCATGGTGCTTGACAATGAAGCCGAGGAACTTCCTAGAGGTGACGCCAAATGCACACTTTAatgggttcatcttgaggttgtagtGTAGTAATTTGTTGAACACCATTCACAAATCCTTCAAGTGATCGGACctcttcttggtcttgacaACTACATCATCTACATAACATTCTATGTTTTTATGTAGTAGGTCGTTGAAGATTTTCTACATTGCACATTGATATGTAACTCCAGCATTCTTCAGACCAAAGGGcattaccttgtagcagtagataccttttggagtgtGGAAGGCTGTTTGTTCCTCGTCTTCGGAAGCCATAtgaatttggttatatccaaaGGAGCCGTCCATGAATGACAGTGTTTCATGGCCGGTGGTCgcgtccaccatgatttcaatgattggcatGGGAAAGTCATCATtcgggcaagcatcgttgaggtctcAGAAGTATATGCAAAGACGTATTTGTCCAGATTTTTTAAGGACAATgatgatgttggagatccacttagGGTATTGCACATTTCGAAtgaagcctgcttcgattatCTTGTTAATCTCGACCTTAATTTGTGGGATGAGCTCAAATCGATAGCGTTTTTAAGTTTGCTTTATCAGTCGCGTTCTAGGCTTTACAACAAGACGATACACGACGATGGTAGGGTCAAGGCCCgacatttctttgtaggtccaagcaaagacgtctttgtactccaATAGTAGTTAGTAGTACTCCTCTATCTCGTTTGCACTTAGCAGCACAATTACGAAGATAGGCCTCGGTTCCTCTTTTGTGCTTAAGTTGAGctccttgagatc from Pyrus communis chromosome 9, drPyrComm1.1, whole genome shotgun sequence harbors:
- the LOC137745046 gene encoding U4/U6 small nuclear ribonucleoprotein PRP4-like protein, producing MEEEKPLSTLPEPSVAAVPIAPVRAPPLRPPPPINGEARTSTSDSDDSDSEEPPRATGVSGGEYEISEESRVVRERQEKAMQELLMKRRASALAVPTNDMAVRARLRRLGEPITLFGEREMERRDRLRMIMARLDSQGELEKLLKVHEEEEAAASAAAVEDGDDQIIQYPFYTEGSKALLNARIDIAKYSIRRAASRLERARRKKDDPDEDMDAELDLVLEQAKSLELDCSEIGDDRPLSSCSFSHDGQLLATCAISGVAKLWSMPEAKKVATLKGHTERLTDVQFSPVHNLLATASADRTARLWNTEGTQLLTFKGHLDRLARIAFHPSGKYLGTTSFDQTWRLWDVETGEELLLQEGHSRSVYGIDFHPDGSLVASSGLDALTRVWDLRTGRSILALEGHVKKVLALSFSANGYYLATGGEDNTCRIWDLRKKKSIYTIPAHSNLISQVKFEPQEGYFLVTASYDLTAKIWSARDFKPVKTLSGHEAKVTSLDISGDGQQIATVSHDRTIKLWSSRTNKKDQAMDVDYSTNEKDQAMDAD